Within the Nissabacter sp. SGAir0207 genome, the region CGCGCGGTGGCGGCGTTCACCGCCTTCCTACGCGAGGCCTTTGGCCCGGAGGCGCGCCGCGAGCCGGGTTAGCTGATGGTGCGGGCGGTGCCAGAGACGCGGATACTGCCGCCCGGCTGGTCGCTGATCTGGATGCGCAGCAGGGAGCGTGCGCCCATATCCTCGCCCTGAATAATCTCCACCTCGCCGTGGTGCGGCCACTGGCGATCACGCAGGTAACCGCCGAGCGCTGCCGCCGCCGCGCCGGTGGCCGGATCTTCATACACCCCGCCGATGGCAAACGGGTTACGCGCATGGAAGCGGGTTGGGCTTTCGGCATGTACCAGACAGAACGTGGTGATGCCGTGCGCCTCCATCAGCGCCTTGCCCTGCGCCTGATCGTACTGCATCGCCTTCAGCGTCGCGCGGTGGCGCACCGGCAGGATCAGGTGGCTCGCACCGCCGTAGGCCATCGCTGGCGGCAGGCGGGTGTCCAGATCGCTCTCATGCCAGCCAAACAGCGCCAGCGCCTCCGCCAGCAATGCCTCCGGCACTGGCTCGCTGCGGGTTGGCGGCGATTGCAGGCTGGCGGCGGCCAGACTCTGCTGTATCTCGCCCTCCACGCTGATATCGCCATTGTTAAGGTAGAGACGGTAGCGGCCGCCGCCGAACTGCTCCGCCAGCGCCGCACCGGCGGCAATGGTGGCGTGGCCGCAGAAGGGCACCTCGATCTCTGGCGCGAAGTAGCGTACCCGCCAGCCATCCTCATGGGGCGCGAGGAATGCGGTCTCCGAGTAGCCCACCTCGGCGGCGATGCGCTGCATCTCCGCCTCACCGGGCAGGGTTTCCGCGATCAGTACACCCGCCGGGTTGCCGCCCTGTCCGCCATCTGAAAAAGCCGCGATACGTTTTATAGTTTGATGTTCCATGGTTTCACGCCTCAGTACTGGGTAAGAGAGGATCAGAGTAACGTGGAACGCAAGAAAAGGCGCGGGGCTGCACTATTTTTCATCCTTTTGCCGAGTCTCACAGGCATCCTGCTGTGCCTCCTGCCGCGCCTGTGCCTCGCTTTCGCTCTCCATCTCCTCGTGCTGCCGGGTCTCACAGGCCTCCTGTCGTGCCTCCTGTCGTGCCTGCTCCTCCCGTTCACGCTCCTCATCAATCTGCCGGGCGCGCTCCTCTGCCGCCGCGCGCCGCGCCTGCCGCAGGTTCAGCAACGGCGTGACGGTGGCGCCGTGCACGATCACACTGGCGGCAATCACCGTAAAGGCGATGTCCACCATGCGGGTGGCGTCCGGGCTGTTGCCCAGCCCGTGGGTATAGGCGTAGGCGATGTAGTTGATGCTGCCGATGCCACGGATGCCGAGCCAGCCAATCAGCCAGCGCCGCAGCGCTGGCATCTCCGAGCCGATACTGACGAGGTAGACCGACAGCGGGCGGATGACAATAAACAGCACCGCCGCCATCAGCAGCCCCTGGAAGTGCCAGTGCTGCGCCAGCGTGATGCCCAGCACAATCACGATGCCAGCGGCAAAGATGCGCTCCATGATGTCGCCAAAGGCCAGCGCGTCGCCCACCACCAGCCCCACCGACTTGGCCGGGCCGCCGTCATCGATCATATGCCGCCGGTTGGGGTTCACCAGCTCCTCGGCAGGTGGGTAGGCGTCATGATCACTGACCTCATCGGGCGGATGGCGGTTGATCACCACCACCTCGGCCCGCCGCAGGCCGACGCCAGCGGCAAAGGCCGCCAAAAAGCCGGACGCGCCCAGACCCTGCGCGGCGGCGTAGCTCAGGGCGATCAGCGCCAGCGCCAGAAAATCATTCGGTGCCACGTCACGCTGCTTGCTGCGCAGCAGGGTCGCCAGCAGGCCAATCAGTCGGCCC harbors:
- a CDS encoding PhzF family phenazine biosynthesis protein, coding for MEHQTIKRIAAFSDGGQGGNPAGVLIAETLPGEAEMQRIAAEVGYSETAFLAPHEDGWRVRYFAPEIEVPFCGHATIAAGAALAEQFGGGRYRLYLNNGDISVEGEIQQSLAAASLQSPPTRSEPVPEALLAEALALFGWHESDLDTRLPPAMAYGGASHLILPVRHRATLKAMQYDQAQGKALMEAHGITTFCLVHAESPTRFHARNPFAIGGVYEDPATGAAAAALGGYLRDRQWPHHGEVEIIQGEDMGARSLLRIQISDQPGGSIRVSGTARTIS
- a CDS encoding sodium:proton antiporter codes for the protein MDFLGWTAATGGLLLLMSLASGWINRSPVSTFGLYLAAGIACGPWVFNLLRIDVVDHSVLVGRVTEIAMAASLFITGLKLRLPFKTRSWRMGARLAFPAMVLTVGGVTLAAHAMLGFSWPLSLAFGAIVAPTDPVLASLISVNDASDNDDLRVALSSEAGMNDGSALPFLMLALMLMASSGDLTLAEWGHWALVDVLWAVAGGLGIGFGMGRLIGLLATLLRSKQRDVAPNDFLALALIALSYAAAQGLGASGFLAAFAAGVGLRRAEVVVINRHPPDEVSDHDAYPPAEELVNPNRRHMIDDGGPAKSVGLVVGDALAFGDIMERIFAAGIVIVLGITLAQHWHFQGLLMAAVLFIVIRPLSVYLVSIGSEMPALRRWLIGWLGIRGIGSINYIAYAYTHGLGNSPDATRMVDIAFTVIAASVIVHGATVTPLLNLRQARRAAAEERARQIDEEREREEQARQEARQEACETRQHEEMESESEAQARQEAQQDACETRQKDEK